The following proteins are co-located in the Betta splendens chromosome 9, fBetSpl5.4, whole genome shotgun sequence genome:
- the ptpn12 gene encoding tyrosine-protein phosphatase non-receptor type 12 isoform X3 gives MDQAGILRKFIQGVRAMSQGDDERGEDNFGSDFMRLRRLSTKYRTEKIYPTNVGEREENVKKNRYKDILPFDHSRVKLTLKTANQDTDYINANFIKGIDGQQAYIATQGPLPNTVIDFWRMNWEYNAAVIVMACREFEMGRKKCERYFPPKGEEPMSFGPFRISCESEQTRTDYVIRTLKVDYENETRRLTQFHYMNWPDHDVPSSFDSILDMIGLMREYQEHDEVPICVHCSAGCGRTGAICAIDYTWNLLKAGKIPEDFNVFRLIQEMRTQRHSAVQTKEQYELVHRAIAQLFQKQLQLLESPTNAQIHDGMDESSPDKASHPSDEERWDTPPPKPPRIRSSQAEGDVKEEILQPPEPHPVPPILTPSPPSAFPTVTNVRQDNDRYHPKPLIHVLATVHHNVMQNKDVDQQQNQSEPCANKQTSPSEPKDQDVQSRTQQTQLSTLDLNDNYNNKLSSTSAKSESGQSQTQTPSSPLSPAVECSGAPRIERKLSIEIKKVPLQEGPRSFDTSSSLGVAGGLAGGAANSTAMLQRTHAFKARSGQSLLTSSSSLSEDSGTEGGAGGESHAERSVLPRPNHLPVKSGEKGEAQGGDRVDVKASHAAWSQPSNSPEKQLSKTSSSSSSSERVAPSSSSSSHLSSSSSSSSSTPVRTALSFTNPLHSDNSDEEVDGEMCGVKEGHRTTVSTAMALVTASLHHAEAQPVRKVLPMSIAGQSSPQSTANPSEVRTSTSTEWSSSHKETSDCANTSPANTAAAGNSATDSKADFGFGNRCIQPKGPREPPLEWT, from the exons ATGGACCAAGCCGGCATCCTGAGAAAGTTTATCCAGGGGGTGAGGGCCATGAGCCAGGGGGACGACGAGCGGGGAGAGGACAACTTCGGCAGCGACTTTATG CGGTTGCGGAGGTTATCGACCAAATACCGGACAGAGAAGATCTACCCCACCAATGTAGGAGAGCGGGAGGAAAATGTCAAGAAAAACAGATATAAAGATATACTGCCAT TTGATCACAGTCGGGTGAAGCTGACGTTAAAAACGGCCAATCAGGACACAGATTACATCAACGCTAACTTCATCAAG GGTATCGATGGCCAACAGGCGTATATTGCAACTCAGGGCCCACTGCCGAACACCGTCATCGACTTCTGGAGGATGAACTGGGAGTACAATGCTGCT GTAATTGTGATGGCCTGCCGCGAGTTCGAGATGGGACGG AAAAAGTGTGAGAGGTATTTCCCACCGAAGGGGGAGGAGCCCATGAGTTTTGGCCCTTTCCGAATCTCTTGT GAATCAGAGCAGACCAGGACAGACTACGTTATCAGGACTCTGAAAGTGGACTATGAAAAT GAAACCCGCAGATTAACACAGTTCCACTATATGAACTGGCCCGATCACGACGTCCCATCATCATTTGACTCCATACTGGACATGATTGGGCTGATGAGAGAATACCAGGAGCACGATGAAGTCCCTATATGTGTGCATTGCAG TGCAGGCTGTGGGAGGACGGGAGCTATCTGCGCTATCGACTACACGTGGAACCTCCTCAAAGCTGGG AAAATTCCCGAAGATTTTAATGTCTTCCGGCTGATCCAAGAGATGAGGACACAGCGGCACTCGGCCGTTCAGACCAAG GAGCAGTACGAGTTAGTGCACAGGGCGATCGCGCAGCTTTTTCAGAAGCAACTGCAGCTACTGGAGAGCCCCACCAACGCGCAGATACACGACGGCATG GATGAAAGCAGTCCAGACAAGGCGAGTCACCCGTCGGATGAGGAGAGATGGGACACGCCGCCTCCGAAGCCTCCTCGCATCCGCAG CTCCCAGGCTGAAGGTGACGTGAAAGAGGAGATTCTGCAGCCGCCGGAGCCTCACCCCGTGCCTCCCATTCTGACCCCGTCTCCCCCTTCAGCCTTCCCCACAGTCACTAATGTCCGTCAGGACAACGATCGCTACCACCCCAAACCTCTCATACACGTCCTGGCAACTGTACATCACAATGTGATGCAG AATAAAGACGtggaccagcagcagaaccagtcagaaccttgtgcaaacaaacagaccaGTCCCTCAGAGCCAAAGGACCAAGATGTACAAAGTCGAACGCAGCAGACCCAGCTCTCAACTCTGGATCTTAACgacaactacaacaacaaatTGTCTTCAACATCGGCAAAATCAGAATCGGGCCAAAGCCAGACTCAgactccttcctcccccctctcccccgctGTTGAATGTTCTGGTGCTCCTCGGATCGAGAGGAAGCTCAGCATTGAGATTAAAAAGGTGCCGCTGCAGGAGGGACCTCGCAGCTTTGACACTTCCTCCTCGCTGGGGGTCGCGGGGGGGCTCGCCGGCGGTGCAGCCAACAGCACGGCTATGCTACAAAGAACCCACGCCTTCAAGGCCCGCTCCGGCCAGTCGctgctgacctccagctcctcgctgtCGGAAGACTCGGGCACGGAGGGGGGAGCAGGTGGGGAGAGTCACGCGGAGAGGAGCGTCCTACCCAGACCGAACCACCTCCCTGTGAAGAGcggggagaagggggaggcGCAGGGCGGGGACAGAGTGGACGTGAAAGCCAGCCATGCAGCGTGGTCGCAGCCATCCAACAGCCCGGAGAAACAGCTCTCCaagacctcctcctcctcctcctcctcggaacgcgttgctccttcttcctcctcctcctctcacctctcctcctcctcctcctcttcctcttccacccCCGTCAGGACTGCCCTGAGCTTCACCAACCCTCTGCACTCCGACAACTCTGACGAGGAGGTGGACGGAGAGATGTGCGGGGTGAAGGAGGGCCACCGTACGACCGTTTCCACGGCGATGGCCTTGGTGACCGCATCCCTACACCACGCGGAAGCGCAGCCGGTCAGGAAGGTGCTGCCCATGTCCATCGCAGGGCAGAGCTCTCCTCAGTCCACAGCGA
- the ptpn12 gene encoding tyrosine-protein phosphatase non-receptor type 12 isoform X2: protein MDQAGILRKFIQGVRAMSQGDDERGEDNFGSDFMRLRRLSTKYRTEKIYPTNVGEREENVKKNRYKDILPFDHSRVKLTLKTANQDTDYINANFIKGIDGQQAYIATQGPLPNTVIDFWRMNWEYNAAVIVMACREFEMGRKKCERYFPPKGEEPMSFGPFRISCESEQTRTDYVIRTLKVDYENETRRLTQFHYMNWPDHDVPSSFDSILDMIGLMREYQEHDEVPICVHCSAGCGRTGAICAIDYTWNLLKAGKIPEDFNVFRLIQEMRTQRHSAVQTKEQYELVHRAIAQLFQKQLQLLESPTNAQIHDGMDESSPDKASHPSDEERWDTPPPKPPRIRSSQAEGDVKEEILQPPEPHPVPPILTPSPPSAFPTVTNVRQDNDRYHPKPLIHVLATVHHNVMQNKDVDQQQNQSEPCANKQTSPSEPKDQDVQSRTQQTQLSTLDLNDNYNNKLSSTSAKSESGQSQTQTPSSPLSPAVECSGAPRIERKLSIEIKKVPLQEGPRSFDTSSSLGVAGGLAGGAANSTAMLQRTHAFKARSGQSLLTSSSSLSEDSGTEGGAGGESHAERSVLPRPNHLPVKSGEKGEAQGGDRVDVKASHAAWSQPSNSPEKQLSKTSSSSSSSERVAPSSSSSSHLSSSSSSSSSTPVRTALSFTNPLHSDNSDEEVDGEMCGVKEGHRTTVSTAMALVTASLHHAEAQPVRKVLPMSIAGQSSPQSTANFWDSDDSPPPLPERTPESFILATDPSEVRTSTSTEWSSSHKETSDCANTSPANTAAAGNSATDSKADFGGVR, encoded by the exons ATGGACCAAGCCGGCATCCTGAGAAAGTTTATCCAGGGGGTGAGGGCCATGAGCCAGGGGGACGACGAGCGGGGAGAGGACAACTTCGGCAGCGACTTTATG CGGTTGCGGAGGTTATCGACCAAATACCGGACAGAGAAGATCTACCCCACCAATGTAGGAGAGCGGGAGGAAAATGTCAAGAAAAACAGATATAAAGATATACTGCCAT TTGATCACAGTCGGGTGAAGCTGACGTTAAAAACGGCCAATCAGGACACAGATTACATCAACGCTAACTTCATCAAG GGTATCGATGGCCAACAGGCGTATATTGCAACTCAGGGCCCACTGCCGAACACCGTCATCGACTTCTGGAGGATGAACTGGGAGTACAATGCTGCT GTAATTGTGATGGCCTGCCGCGAGTTCGAGATGGGACGG AAAAAGTGTGAGAGGTATTTCCCACCGAAGGGGGAGGAGCCCATGAGTTTTGGCCCTTTCCGAATCTCTTGT GAATCAGAGCAGACCAGGACAGACTACGTTATCAGGACTCTGAAAGTGGACTATGAAAAT GAAACCCGCAGATTAACACAGTTCCACTATATGAACTGGCCCGATCACGACGTCCCATCATCATTTGACTCCATACTGGACATGATTGGGCTGATGAGAGAATACCAGGAGCACGATGAAGTCCCTATATGTGTGCATTGCAG TGCAGGCTGTGGGAGGACGGGAGCTATCTGCGCTATCGACTACACGTGGAACCTCCTCAAAGCTGGG AAAATTCCCGAAGATTTTAATGTCTTCCGGCTGATCCAAGAGATGAGGACACAGCGGCACTCGGCCGTTCAGACCAAG GAGCAGTACGAGTTAGTGCACAGGGCGATCGCGCAGCTTTTTCAGAAGCAACTGCAGCTACTGGAGAGCCCCACCAACGCGCAGATACACGACGGCATG GATGAAAGCAGTCCAGACAAGGCGAGTCACCCGTCGGATGAGGAGAGATGGGACACGCCGCCTCCGAAGCCTCCTCGCATCCGCAG CTCCCAGGCTGAAGGTGACGTGAAAGAGGAGATTCTGCAGCCGCCGGAGCCTCACCCCGTGCCTCCCATTCTGACCCCGTCTCCCCCTTCAGCCTTCCCCACAGTCACTAATGTCCGTCAGGACAACGATCGCTACCACCCCAAACCTCTCATACACGTCCTGGCAACTGTACATCACAATGTGATGCAG AATAAAGACGtggaccagcagcagaaccagtcagaaccttgtgcaaacaaacagaccaGTCCCTCAGAGCCAAAGGACCAAGATGTACAAAGTCGAACGCAGCAGACCCAGCTCTCAACTCTGGATCTTAACgacaactacaacaacaaatTGTCTTCAACATCGGCAAAATCAGAATCGGGCCAAAGCCAGACTCAgactccttcctcccccctctcccccgctGTTGAATGTTCTGGTGCTCCTCGGATCGAGAGGAAGCTCAGCATTGAGATTAAAAAGGTGCCGCTGCAGGAGGGACCTCGCAGCTTTGACACTTCCTCCTCGCTGGGGGTCGCGGGGGGGCTCGCCGGCGGTGCAGCCAACAGCACGGCTATGCTACAAAGAACCCACGCCTTCAAGGCCCGCTCCGGCCAGTCGctgctgacctccagctcctcgctgtCGGAAGACTCGGGCACGGAGGGGGGAGCAGGTGGGGAGAGTCACGCGGAGAGGAGCGTCCTACCCAGACCGAACCACCTCCCTGTGAAGAGcggggagaagggggaggcGCAGGGCGGGGACAGAGTGGACGTGAAAGCCAGCCATGCAGCGTGGTCGCAGCCATCCAACAGCCCGGAGAAACAGCTCTCCaagacctcctcctcctcctcctcctcggaacgcgttgctccttcttcctcctcctcctctcacctctcctcctcctcctcctcttcctcttccacccCCGTCAGGACTGCCCTGAGCTTCACCAACCCTCTGCACTCCGACAACTCTGACGAGGAGGTGGACGGAGAGATGTGCGGGGTGAAGGAGGGCCACCGTACGACCGTTTCCACGGCGATGGCCTTGGTGACCGCATCCCTACACCACGCGGAAGCGCAGCCGGTCAGGAAGGTGCTGCCCATGTCCATCGCAGGGCAGAGCTCTCCTCAGTCCACAGCGA